Proteins encoded by one window of Brevibacterium atlanticum:
- a CDS encoding FumA C-terminus/TtdB family hydratase beta subunit produces MNDEPAQPTDGGAASAGADDFAYSPLLPTEGEGPRMRRLDIGGVDTTAAEVAGVSRAFLTVAPETLSDLAEVAFKEISHYLRTDHLAGLRAIIDDPEASDNDVFVALDLLQNAAVSAGEILPMCQDTGTAIVSGKRGPNVLTDGDDARYLSRGIGRAYEELNLRYSQLAPTSLFEESNTGTNLPAQIEVALSPADDYELLFMAKGGGSANKSFLYQETKVVLNESAMLDFLAEKISTLGTAACPPYHLAVVIGGPSAEFTLKTAKLASAHYLDGLPDTGDAEFGHGFRDREFEQTVFELTQNLGFGAQFGGKYFCHDVRVVRLPRHNGSLPIAIAVSCSADRQIIARINADGVFIEELEHDPAKFLPAMGRVEEIESGNVTAIDLDRPMPSLQAQLSELSVGDRVSLSGTVIVARDIVHAVLRDRLGAGGELPEYFKDHPIYYAGPAKTPEGMPSGSFGPTTSSRMDTYVRQFQEAGGSLIMLGKGNRSAQVKNSCAEFGGFYLGSIGGPAARLAQDCITEVDVLDMEELGMEAVWRIRVEDFPAFIITDDKGNDFFDSTGPPTLGLGRTRTVRDGTRLD; encoded by the coding sequence ATGAATGACGAACCCGCACAACCGACCGACGGCGGGGCCGCCTCGGCGGGGGCCGACGACTTCGCCTATTCACCTCTGCTTCCCACCGAAGGCGAAGGCCCGCGGATGCGCCGGCTAGACATCGGGGGAGTGGACACGACGGCTGCCGAGGTGGCAGGCGTGTCGCGTGCGTTCCTTACGGTGGCACCGGAGACTCTGTCCGACCTCGCCGAGGTCGCCTTCAAGGAGATCTCGCACTACCTGCGCACCGACCACCTGGCCGGCCTGCGCGCGATCATCGACGATCCGGAAGCCAGCGACAACGACGTCTTCGTCGCCCTCGACCTGCTGCAGAATGCCGCAGTCTCGGCCGGGGAGATCCTGCCGATGTGTCAGGACACGGGCACGGCGATCGTCTCGGGCAAGCGCGGCCCGAACGTGCTCACCGACGGTGACGATGCCAGGTATCTGTCCCGCGGAATCGGCCGTGCCTATGAGGAGCTCAACCTCCGGTACTCGCAACTGGCACCGACGAGCCTGTTCGAAGAATCCAACACCGGCACCAACCTGCCCGCCCAGATCGAGGTGGCACTGAGCCCGGCCGATGACTACGAGCTGCTGTTCATGGCCAAGGGAGGAGGCAGTGCGAATAAGTCCTTCCTCTATCAGGAAACGAAGGTCGTACTCAACGAGTCGGCGATGCTCGACTTCCTCGCCGAGAAGATCTCCACCCTCGGCACAGCGGCCTGCCCTCCCTACCATCTGGCCGTCGTCATCGGCGGGCCGTCGGCGGAATTCACGCTCAAGACCGCGAAGCTTGCCAGCGCCCACTATCTCGATGGCCTGCCGGATACCGGAGACGCCGAGTTTGGCCACGGATTCCGGGACCGGGAATTCGAGCAGACCGTCTTCGAGCTCACGCAGAACCTCGGATTCGGTGCTCAGTTCGGCGGCAAGTACTTCTGCCACGACGTCCGGGTGGTCCGGCTGCCCCGGCACAACGGGTCCCTGCCGATCGCAATCGCCGTGAGCTGCTCGGCCGACCGACAGATCATCGCCCGGATCAACGCCGACGGTGTATTCATCGAGGAGCTCGAACACGATCCGGCGAAGTTCCTGCCCGCGATGGGCCGGGTCGAGGAGATCGAATCCGGCAATGTCACCGCCATCGACCTCGACCGACCAATGCCGAGTCTGCAGGCACAGCTGTCCGAACTGTCCGTCGGTGACCGAGTGTCGCTGTCGGGAACGGTCATCGTCGCCCGCGACATCGTGCATGCGGTGCTGCGGGACCGCCTCGGCGCGGGTGGGGAGCTTCCCGAGTATTTCAAGGATCATCCCATCTACTATGCTGGGCCGGCGAAGACGCCCGAAGGGATGCCTTCGGGGTCCTTCGGGCCGACCACCTCGTCGCGGATGGACACCTATGTGCGGCAGTTCCAAGAGGCAGGTGGGTCGCTCATCATGCTCGGCAAGGGAAACCGGTCTGCGCAGGTGAAGAACTCGTGCGCCGAGTTCGGCGGCTTCTATCTCGGTTCGATCGGTGGACCGGCAGCCCGGTTGGCGCAGGACTGCATCACCGAGGTGGACGTTCTCGATATGGAAGAGCTCGGGATGGAAGCCGTGTGGCGGATCCGGGTCGAGGACTTCCCAGCGTTCATCATCACCGACGACAAGGGCAATGACTTCTTCGACAGCACCGGGCCGCCGACGCTCGGCCTCGGCCGGACTCGCACGGTCCGCGACGGCACCCGATTGGACTGA
- a CDS encoding DctP family TRAP transporter solute-binding subunit — protein MRRPRWKPLIAGLSISLLLLSGCNPARSGDKQKFELRFAHVTSVGTPKGLAADFFAEQVEKRSGGRIEVEVFPNSELYGDKDEMQAIQSNAVQVLAPASAKFTTIAPSLQVLDLPFIFDDPDEIPEVASPDTEIGKAIYANPDLEENGLKVLGLWDSGMKQIHSNNKTLAPADMKGKKYRIQPSDVLRTQFETWGGIPTPLAFAEVYSGLQQGLIDGGENTYSNIQSQNMHTVQKYVTELDHGYIGYILTVNKRWYDELPDDLQTAVDEAADEASEFNRKEAQKVNEESKKTIQESGGTEIVIPSKEERQAFKDMVVPSEYEKYRDVIGPEVVDELLERNEKRG, from the coding sequence ATGAGACGACCGAGGTGGAAGCCGCTCATCGCGGGCCTCTCGATAAGCCTCCTGCTGCTGAGCGGATGCAATCCCGCCCGCAGCGGAGACAAACAGAAATTCGAACTGCGCTTCGCCCATGTCACCTCGGTGGGCACACCGAAGGGACTGGCCGCCGACTTCTTCGCCGAACAGGTCGAGAAGAGGTCCGGCGGCCGCATCGAGGTCGAGGTGTTCCCGAACTCGGAGCTCTACGGCGATAAGGACGAGATGCAGGCCATCCAGTCCAACGCCGTCCAGGTCTTGGCCCCGGCGAGCGCGAAGTTCACGACGATCGCACCGAGCCTGCAGGTTCTCGATCTGCCGTTCATCTTCGACGACCCCGACGAGATCCCCGAGGTCGCCAGTCCCGATACCGAGATCGGGAAGGCCATCTACGCGAACCCCGATCTCGAGGAGAACGGGCTCAAGGTCCTCGGTCTGTGGGACTCGGGCATGAAGCAGATTCACTCGAACAACAAGACGCTGGCACCTGCGGATATGAAGGGCAAAAAGTACCGCATTCAGCCCTCGGACGTGCTGCGCACCCAGTTCGAGACTTGGGGTGGGATTCCGACTCCGCTCGCGTTCGCCGAGGTCTACAGCGGGCTGCAGCAGGGACTCATCGACGGAGGCGAGAACACCTACTCGAACATCCAGTCGCAGAACATGCACACCGTCCAGAAGTATGTGACGGAACTCGATCACGGGTATATCGGCTACATCCTCACGGTGAACAAGCGCTGGTACGACGAACTGCCGGACGACCTGCAGACCGCAGTCGACGAGGCCGCCGATGAGGCCAGCGAGTTCAACCGCAAGGAAGCTCAGAAGGTCAACGAAGAGTCGAAGAAGACCATCCAGGAATCCGGCGGCACGGAAATCGTCATCCCGAGCAAGGAGGAACGCCAAGCCTTCAAGGACATGGTCGTGCCGTCCGAATACGAGAAGTACCGCGACGTCATCGGTCCCGAGGTCGTCGACGAGCTCCTCGAACGCAACGAGAAGAGGGGCTGA
- a CDS encoding GntR family transcriptional regulator, whose translation MNERHWVDQESASTKRDVIVLGLRRKILSRELDRGERLRQDQVADWFNASITPVREALRILEAEGLVTSEAHRGVRVAGVDVDRLKSLFVTRKLTETFAIARATTRISRHELRQAERLLEALDKASADGDSLGRNTRNEEFHFFFYDRCGMPALRDDIAARWRAFPWDLTLDSPERLDQVHAEHQSIVDAVRDVDPDAAARHLGDHITNGFLRLAESTTGRAVSDPFDFDTD comes from the coding sequence ATGAACGAAAGGCATTGGGTGGATCAGGAGTCGGCATCGACCAAGCGGGACGTCATCGTCCTCGGCCTGCGCCGAAAGATCCTCTCTCGCGAGCTCGACCGCGGCGAACGGCTGCGACAGGATCAGGTCGCCGACTGGTTCAATGCCTCCATCACCCCAGTCCGCGAGGCTCTGCGGATCCTCGAAGCCGAGGGGCTCGTCACCTCCGAAGCGCACCGCGGCGTGCGGGTTGCCGGCGTCGACGTCGACCGCCTCAAGTCCCTCTTCGTCACCCGAAAGCTCACCGAGACCTTTGCCATCGCCCGCGCCACCACGCGGATCTCCCGACACGAGCTGCGCCAGGCTGAGCGCCTGCTCGAGGCGCTTGACAAGGCCAGCGCCGACGGTGATTCGCTGGGACGCAACACCCGCAACGAGGAGTTCCACTTCTTCTTCTACGACCGCTGCGGAATGCCCGCGCTGCGCGACGACATCGCTGCACGCTGGCGGGCGTTCCCGTGGGACCTCACCCTCGACAGCCCCGAGAGACTCGACCAGGTGCATGCCGAACATCAGTCGATCGTCGACGCTGTCCGCGACGTCGATCCGGACGCGGCAGCGCGCCACCTCGGCGATCACATCACGAACGGCTTCCTTCGCCTGGCCGAGTCGACGACCGGTCGGGCAGTCTCCGACCCCTTCGACTTCGACACGGACTGA
- a CDS encoding FAS1-like dehydratase domain-containing protein — MSESLDLQDWVGRTATLTETADGQRAARLATLLGHDGDAQAPLFPLGHWLHFSEDDVPRSELGVDGHAALGGFMPPVPLPRRMWASSQLEFHTPILPGQNIERTTTIESITEKTGSTGPLCFVVLRHDVSADGHLATTDRHTIVYRQATSAPAGSAAKPPRADSPVPDGWEWSESVRPDEVMLFRYSALTFNSHRIHYDHPYVTKVEGYPGLVTHGPLTATLLLDAFITIHPEATMTEYDFRAKSPLFAGEQIHLVGRATEPGKHELQAIAPDGTTAIAATVTTTV; from the coding sequence ATGAGTGAATCTCTGGATCTGCAGGACTGGGTGGGTCGGACGGCGACCCTGACCGAGACCGCCGACGGCCAGCGGGCCGCACGCCTGGCCACCCTGCTCGGCCACGACGGCGACGCGCAGGCACCGCTGTTCCCACTCGGGCATTGGCTGCACTTCTCCGAAGACGATGTGCCAAGGAGCGAACTCGGTGTCGACGGGCATGCGGCCCTCGGCGGGTTCATGCCGCCCGTGCCGCTGCCCAGGCGGATGTGGGCGAGCAGCCAGCTGGAATTCCACACCCCGATCCTGCCCGGGCAGAACATTGAGCGGACGACGACGATCGAATCGATCACGGAGAAGACCGGCAGCACCGGACCCCTGTGCTTCGTCGTCCTCCGCCACGACGTCTCCGCCGATGGCCACCTGGCGACGACGGATCGGCACACGATCGTCTACCGTCAAGCCACCTCGGCGCCAGCCGGGTCGGCAGCGAAACCGCCACGGGCGGACTCTCCGGTCCCCGACGGTTGGGAATGGTCCGAGTCCGTGCGACCGGACGAGGTCATGCTGTTCCGGTACTCGGCGTTGACGTTCAACTCCCACCGCATCCACTACGACCACCCCTACGTCACCAAGGTCGAAGGCTACCCGGGCCTGGTCACGCACGGCCCGCTGACAGCGACCCTGCTGTTGGACGCGTTCATCACCATCCACCCCGAGGCGACGATGACCGAATATGACTTCAGAGCGAAGTCACCCCTATTCGCCGGCGAGCAGATCCACCTCGTCGGCCGGGCGACCGAGCCCGGGAAGCATGAGCTTCAGGCGATTGCCCCGGATGGGACGACCGCGATCGCGGCGACCGTGACGACCACGGTCTGA
- a CDS encoding acyl-CoA dehydrogenase family protein yields MTHKPRPRPDTPHMMTEERLEIQALAREFAHDVVLPIANELDPVEGQFPDSMVKQMAEMGFFGILIPEEYGGLGLGVFEYCVVAEELSRAWMSVAGLLARGNGMGGGFSPEQEARLLPKVAAGEYLGAFALSEAEAGSDVANLRCKAERNADGDWVINGTKMWCTYADQADYIILFARTSVEEKRHRGISVFLVEKERGTFPEGISGAPAKKIGYHGWKTWELSFDNFVLPADSLLGEEGRGFYQAVSGLEVGRAHTAARSIGLAQAALEDSVKYLKEREQFGHPLADFQHLRFKVADMAAQIEACRQLMYHVCTQIDSGRRCDKEAAMVKYLAGEMSEKVTSEALQIHGGAGYTKDFAVERYWRDARLTKIFEGSSEIQMRIISDELLGR; encoded by the coding sequence ATGACCCACAAACCCCGTCCGCGTCCGGACACTCCGCACATGATGACCGAGGAGCGCCTCGAGATCCAGGCGCTCGCCCGCGAATTCGCCCACGACGTCGTTCTGCCGATCGCCAATGAGCTCGATCCGGTCGAGGGACAGTTCCCCGACTCGATGGTCAAGCAGATGGCGGAGATGGGGTTCTTCGGCATTCTCATCCCCGAAGAGTACGGGGGTCTGGGGCTCGGCGTGTTCGAGTACTGCGTCGTCGCCGAGGAACTCTCCCGTGCCTGGATGTCGGTGGCCGGCCTGCTCGCCCGCGGCAACGGGATGGGCGGCGGGTTCTCTCCCGAGCAGGAGGCTCGTCTGCTGCCGAAGGTCGCTGCCGGTGAGTACCTCGGCGCGTTCGCCCTCTCCGAGGCCGAGGCCGGGTCCGATGTCGCGAACCTGCGGTGCAAGGCCGAACGCAATGCCGACGGTGATTGGGTCATCAACGGGACGAAGATGTGGTGCACGTATGCCGATCAGGCCGATTACATCATCCTCTTCGCCCGCACCTCGGTCGAGGAGAAGCGGCATCGGGGGATCTCGGTGTTCCTCGTCGAGAAGGAACGCGGCACCTTCCCCGAAGGCATTTCCGGGGCACCGGCGAAGAAGATCGGCTACCACGGGTGGAAGACCTGGGAACTGTCGTTCGACAACTTCGTCCTCCCGGCTGATTCTCTGCTCGGCGAAGAAGGCCGTGGGTTCTATCAGGCGGTCTCCGGTCTCGAGGTGGGGCGTGCGCATACGGCGGCACGGTCGATCGGTCTGGCCCAGGCGGCACTCGAGGACTCGGTGAAGTACCTGAAGGAACGGGAACAGTTCGGGCACCCGCTCGCGGACTTCCAACATCTGCGGTTCAAGGTCGCGGACATGGCCGCGCAGATCGAGGCGTGCCGGCAGCTGATGTATCACGTGTGCACGCAGATCGACTCCGGTCGCCGCTGTGACAAGGAAGCGGCGATGGTGAAGTACCTGGCCGGAGAGATGAGTGAGAAGGTCACCTCGGAGGCTCTGCAGATCCACGGTGGTGCCGGGTACACGAAGGACTTCGCCGTCGAACGCTACTGGCGGGATGCGCGCCTCACGAAGATCTTCGAGGGCTCGTCTGAGATCCAGATGCGCATCATCTCCGACGAACTCCTAGGCCGCTGA
- a CDS encoding CaiB/BaiF CoA transferase family protein, producing the protein MATAAPTSVPSPEGQGDATASNLPLSGITVISCEQAVAAPFASRQLADLGARVIKIERPGVGDFARGYDTTVKGLSSHFVWINRNKESLALDLKSPDGLKILHDLIASADVFIQNFAPGAAERLGLGADELRSINPRLIHASISGYGTDGPYKDAKAYDALVQAEAGLVSVTGTEEFPAKTGISTADIAAGMYTYSGILTALYNRERTGEGATLSTSLFDSLVEWMGYPLYFTRYGGTRPTRAGTSHAAIAPYGAFTCGDGTQIMLAIQNEREWKRFASQVLDRPDMVTDERFDRAAHRYAHRHELQEIIERAFSALTGEACDALLEQAVVAHSRQRDMSEIADHPQLTERHRWHEVETPAGPISMLAPPVEMSGVGPRMDPIPAVGQNSEPILGELGMDAEAIGELRNNGVI; encoded by the coding sequence ATGGCCACTGCTGCACCGACGTCCGTACCGAGCCCCGAGGGCCAGGGCGACGCGACCGCCTCGAACCTGCCGCTGTCCGGCATCACTGTCATCAGCTGCGAACAGGCAGTCGCCGCCCCCTTCGCCTCACGCCAGCTTGCCGATCTCGGAGCCCGGGTAATCAAGATCGAACGCCCAGGCGTCGGCGACTTCGCCCGCGGATACGACACGACGGTCAAGGGGCTCTCGAGCCATTTCGTATGGATCAACCGAAACAAGGAGAGCCTGGCGCTCGACCTCAAGAGCCCCGACGGGCTCAAAATCCTCCACGATCTCATCGCCTCTGCGGATGTGTTCATCCAGAACTTCGCTCCCGGCGCGGCAGAGAGACTCGGCCTCGGTGCCGACGAGCTCCGTTCGATCAACCCTCGGCTGATCCATGCGTCGATCTCCGGATACGGAACGGACGGGCCGTACAAAGACGCCAAGGCATACGATGCGCTTGTGCAGGCCGAGGCAGGACTGGTCTCCGTGACCGGAACAGAGGAGTTCCCCGCGAAGACGGGAATTTCGACGGCAGATATCGCCGCGGGAATGTACACGTACTCCGGCATCCTCACCGCTCTGTACAACCGCGAGCGCACGGGCGAAGGAGCCACCTTGTCGACGAGCCTCTTCGACTCCCTCGTCGAATGGATGGGCTACCCTCTCTACTTCACCCGCTATGGCGGCACTCGCCCCACTCGCGCCGGCACCTCCCATGCCGCCATCGCCCCCTACGGTGCTTTCACCTGCGGCGATGGCACTCAGATCATGCTCGCGATCCAGAACGAACGCGAATGGAAACGCTTCGCCAGTCAGGTTCTCGACCGTCCCGATATGGTCACCGACGAACGCTTCGACCGTGCCGCTCACCGCTACGCCCACCGACACGAACTCCAAGAGATCATCGAGCGAGCCTTTTCCGCGCTCACCGGTGAGGCCTGCGACGCTCTGCTCGAACAGGCAGTAGTCGCCCACTCGAGGCAGCGCGATATGAGCGAGATCGCCGACCACCCGCAGCTGACCGAACGCCACCGCTGGCACGAGGTCGAGACGCCCGCAGGTCCGATCTCCATGCTCGCGCCCCCGGTCGAGATGTCCGGGGTAGGCCCACGGATGGACCCGATCCCGGCAGTGGGACAGAACTCGGAGCCCATCCTCGGCGAGCTGGGAATGGATGCCGAGGCGATCGGCGAACTGCGCAATAACGGGGTGATCTGA
- a CDS encoding acyl-CoA dehydrogenase family protein produces the protein MAVSNEEQMMIDLVAEFIDEQVKPSVNKVEHANEYPEAWIQAMKDMGIYGLAIDEPWGMGKVSTEAYALITQELARGWMSLAGAMGGHTVVAKLIQEYGTDEQKDQYLPRMATGELRATMALTEPGGGSDLQAMRTTATKDGEDYVINGSKTWITNARKSDLIALLCKTDPEAEPRHKGISIILVEKGEGFTVSQDLSKLGYKGVETCELSFDGLRQPQSQLLGEAEGVGFKQMMKGLEIGRIQVASRSLGVAQAALDDAVKYSQERESMGKPIWKHQSVGSKLAMMATKLEAARQLVLYAARTYDSGARVDMEAGMAKLYASEMAAEVALDAIRVHGGYGYSTEYDVERYYRDAPLMIVGEGTNEIQMNVIAKQLIGRNRA, from the coding sequence ATGGCAGTGAGCAATGAAGAGCAGATGATGATCGATCTGGTCGCCGAATTCATCGACGAACAGGTCAAACCATCCGTCAACAAGGTCGAGCACGCGAACGAATATCCCGAAGCGTGGATCCAGGCGATGAAGGATATGGGCATCTATGGGCTCGCGATCGACGAGCCGTGGGGGATGGGCAAGGTCTCGACGGAGGCGTACGCGCTCATCACTCAGGAGCTCGCGCGCGGGTGGATGTCTCTGGCCGGTGCCATGGGCGGGCACACCGTCGTCGCGAAGCTCATCCAGGAATACGGCACTGACGAGCAGAAGGATCAGTACCTGCCGCGGATGGCCACCGGTGAGCTGCGAGCGACGATGGCGCTGACCGAACCCGGCGGCGGTTCTGACCTCCAAGCCATGCGCACCACTGCGACGAAAGACGGCGAGGACTACGTCATCAACGGGTCGAAGACGTGGATCACGAACGCCCGGAAGTCCGATCTCATCGCGCTGCTGTGCAAGACCGACCCCGAGGCGGAGCCCCGGCATAAGGGCATCTCGATCATCCTCGTGGAGAAGGGGGAGGGTTTCACGGTCTCCCAGGATCTGTCGAAGCTCGGTTACAAGGGTGTCGAGACCTGCGAACTGTCCTTCGACGGTCTGAGGCAGCCGCAGTCGCAGCTGCTCGGAGAGGCTGAGGGGGTCGGGTTCAAGCAGATGATGAAGGGACTCGAGATCGGTCGCATCCAGGTCGCGTCCCGGTCGCTCGGCGTCGCGCAGGCGGCCCTCGATGATGCGGTGAAGTACTCGCAGGAACGCGAGTCGATGGGCAAGCCGATCTGGAAGCATCAGTCGGTGGGCAGCAAGCTCGCCATGATGGCCACGAAGCTCGAGGCTGCTCGGCAGCTCGTTCTCTACGCCGCTCGCACTTATGACTCGGGTGCGAGGGTCGATATGGAGGCCGGAATGGCGAAGCTCTACGCCTCGGAGATGGCCGCCGAGGTGGCCCTCGACGCCATCCGTGTCCATGGCGGTTACGGATATTCCACCGAGTACGACGTCGAGCGCTATTACCGTGACGCCCCGCTGATGATCGTCGGTGAGGGCACGAACGAGATCCAGATGAACGTCATCGCCAAGCAGCTCATCGGCCGGAACAGGGCCTGA
- a CDS encoding TRAP transporter small permease: MMKTIDKYLSRLENVLAGGCLIAATALAVFAVLLRNITGDVLFWSEEAVIYLIIFSTFFGAVVTLRHNEHVAVDIMPALLKGKAKKFFVVLGGLATLVYAGFIAYLSWALITEPFSRTTITPALKLPLWVVELSLAVGMTLFFIRAVEMTIRALRTPATELDKDVLAEEAAAVGIDVEDLAIVDDGGDRLGDGETDEKGGDR, from the coding sequence ATGATGAAGACCATCGACAAGTACCTCAGTCGGCTCGAGAACGTCCTCGCCGGCGGCTGCCTCATCGCGGCCACCGCCTTGGCGGTCTTCGCCGTGCTTCTGCGCAATATCACCGGTGACGTCCTCTTCTGGTCCGAAGAGGCGGTCATCTACCTCATCATATTCTCGACGTTCTTCGGCGCGGTGGTCACCCTGCGCCACAACGAGCATGTGGCCGTCGACATCATGCCTGCTCTGCTCAAGGGCAAGGCGAAGAAGTTCTTCGTCGTCCTCGGCGGACTCGCCACTCTGGTCTACGCGGGCTTCATCGCCTACCTATCGTGGGCGCTCATCACCGAACCGTTCTCGCGGACGACGATCACCCCGGCGCTCAAGCTGCCGCTGTGGGTCGTCGAACTCTCGCTGGCCGTGGGCATGACGCTGTTCTTCATCCGCGCCGTCGAGATGACGATCCGCGCCCTGCGCACTCCAGCGACGGAACTCGACAAGGATGTCCTCGCCGAGGAGGCTGCCGCCGTCGGCATCGATGTTGAGGACCTCGCGATCGTCGATGACGGGGGCGACCGCCTCGGCGATGGTGAGACCGACGAGAAGGGAGGCGATCGCTGA